TTTTTAGAAAAAGAGAGGGTAGAAAATGAATAAAATTTTAGGAGAATTAATTAAAATAAAAGCAATTAGTATTAATACTAACCAGTTATATACTTGAGCCTCAGGGATTAAGTCACCAATTTATATTGATAATCGCTTAATAATGGGATATCCGGATTTACGATGAAAAATTAGTCAGTCTTTCCAGCAATTAATTAATAAGCATTTTAAAGCTGATGAAATTAAGGTTATTTTTGGAACAGCAACAGCAGGAATTGCGCATGCCGCTTTTTTATCCCATTTATTACAGTTGCCATTAGGTTATGTTCGTAGTGCAAAAAAAGATCATGGTAAGGAAAATCAAATTGAAGGGGTTTATCAAGTCGGCCAAAAAGGGCTTGTTATTGAAGATTTGATTTCAACAGGTGGTTCAGTAATTGGTGTTGTTAAAGCCTTACAACAAGCGGGCATAGAAGTGGTGGGGGTTTTAGCTATTTTTAGTTATCAGTTAAATAAAGCGAAAGATTCATTTGCTGAATTAGGAATCCCATTATATACCTTAACTAATTTTGAACAATTAATAAAAGATGATCAATTACTGACTTTTTCGGAGCAAAAAGTATTAGCAGAATTTCATCATTTTTTGAATCAATAATTGTTTATTCGGATTTTAAAGTAAGGAAGAAAAGTAATCGTTAATTTAGGTAAAGTATGTTGATAACTAGTAATTGGGGGTAAATAATAATATAATATAAAGGTATTAAAAATAGTAACAAAAATTAATTAGTTAGGTGGCGCAAAGAGATGAATCTATTTAATAGTGCTTATGATATTTTTTATGAAGTTATGACAAGTTGAGCCAATTGATTATTTTTTGGGTTAGCAATTTTTGGTTATTTAGTTTTCTTATTGTGTTATTGGATTTATTTATTTTCACAATGAAAAACTAATTTAAAAAGAGCAAAATATGATGCTCGTGAAGAACTATTAAAAACGAAAATAAATCCTGATGGAGAAACACAACAAGCGATTACAATGATTATTGATACAATTGGGGAAATGATTAATAATAATGATGCCGAAAACATCTTATTTATTGATTCAAATATTAAAAAAGATGCGATTTTATCTCATTGTTGACAGTTCTATGATCAAGATAAAAACTATAATAGTTCTTATGTTGATTGTCAAAAGATTGAACAAAATCGCCACCATGATTATGGGTCGTTATTAATTGGGCGGTTAGTTTCATTAGCTAATTATAAAGTATATATGAATAAAAAAATGCGGATGAAAGTAATTAATATTTTTGCCTCAAAATTACCATTTACTCCCGCTTCTGATATTAGTAATTTAGAAGTGCAAAAGAAAACAATTATTTTTTTAGATAATATTGATGTTTGTAAAGCTGATAATATTAAGGATACATTGGAAATTATTAAAAATAGTTTTTTAGATATTAGTAATTTAGTGATTGTTTGTCCAATTAATAAACATCATATGACCAAAGTCTTAAACCATTATTATTCATATAATTTAGTGTTATCAGAAGAAGAATTAGCCAATAATAAAGTCTTTGATCATTATGCCAAAGCAACTAATAGTAAAATTATTGAAATTTAAAAAGGACTAGCTGTAAAATCTAGTTTTAATTTGTACATTTTAATCTTAAAAATTCTTATAAATAATTGATTAATGTATAATAGATATGATTAATAAAAAATTAATTAAAGAAAATAATCAATAAACAAGGTATTTAATTCTAAGATATGGTTATTTAATGTTGCAAAAATTAGAAAGATTATGATAGATTTAAATTAAAATAAATATTATAAATATTTATAAAATATAAAATAGGAGGATTATAAAATGGGAATAAATTTAAAGAAAGAACTAGAACGTGATGAACTTCATCGCTCAATTTGAAATATTGCAAATGATTTACGTGGAGCTGTTGACGGTTGAGACTTTAAACAATATGTACTAGGAATAATGTTTTATCGTTATATTTCAGAAAATTTAGCAATGTATATTAATAAAGGTGAACATGATGCAGGTAATAAATTATTTAATTATGAAAAAAGTTTAGATAATGATGTAGAAAGTTCAAGGGAAGGCTTAATAGCAGAAAAAGGATTTTTTATTTTACCTTCTGAACTATTTTGTAATGTTTGAGAAAATGCAGATAATAATGAAAATCTAAATGAAACACTGGAAAGAGTATTTAGAAATATTGAACAATCAGCAAAAGGAACAGAATCCGAAAGAAATTTTTCAGGATTATTTGATGACCTTGATGTTAATTCTAATAAATTAGGTGCTACTGTTGAAAAAAGAAATAAAAATCTTTGTAAAATTTTAAATTCAATTGGAAATATGAAATTAGGAAATTATCAAAACAATACAATTGATGCCTTTGGTGATGCATATGAATACTTAATGACAATGTATGCAAGTAACGCTGGAAAATCTGGGGGAGAATTTTTTACACCGCAAGAAGTGTCAGAACTTCTGGCTAGATTAGCTTTAACTGGAAAAGAAAAAGTCAATAAAGTTTATGATCCAGCTTGTGGTTCAGGTTCTTTGTTATTACAAGCAATAAAAATATTGGGTAAAGAAAATATTAAACAAGGTTTTTTTGGTCAGGAAAAAAACATCACAACTTATAACTTATGTCGAATAAATATGTTTTTACATGATGTAGGTTTTGAAAAGTTTAATATTGCATGTGAAGATACTTTAATAGCCCCAAAGCATTGAGATGATGAACCTTTTGATGTAATAGTTTCTAATCCTCCTTATTCAACTAAGTGAGATGGTGATAGTAATCCACTTCTTATTAATGATCCTCGTTTTAGTCCAGCTGGAGTTCTAGCACCAAAAAGTAAAGCAGATTTAGCTTTTATTATGCACTCAGTATCATGGTTATCTAATACCGGGACTGCAGCAATTGTTTGTTTTCCTGGAATAATGTATCGAGCTGGTGCAGAACAAAAAATAAGAAAATACCTTGTTGATAACAACTTTATTGATTGTATTATTCAGTTACCAGATAATTTATTTTATGGTACCACAATTTCAACTTGTATAATGGTGTTAAAAAAATCTAAAATTAATAGTGACATTGTATTTATTGATGCAAGTAAAGAGTATTTAAGTGCAGCAAATAACAATAAGTTAACAAATGATAATATAAATAACATCATTAATGCATATATTAATAGAACAGATAAAGAATATGTTGTCAAGTTGGCCTCTTATGATGAAGTTGTTCTAAATAATTATAATTTATCTGTTTCTACTTATGTTGAAAAAGAAGATACATTTGAAGAAATTGATATTGTTAAACTCAATGCTGAAATAGAAACAATTGTTGAAAAACAAAATAAACTGCGTGAAGAAATTGCAAAAATTTTAGAAGAAATAGAAGTATAGGATAAGATATTATGATTAAATTAAATGAATTAATAGAAAATTTTTGCCCAAGAGGTGTTCCTTTTAAAAAAATTTGAGAAGTTACTATATGAGATAAAAAATTTAATTCAGTAGATAAAATAAAACAAAGTAAAGTTGTTAAGTATAAATATTTTTTTGTAAAGGATTTAAATTCTTTTGTGAAAGAAAATGGAGATGTAAAAATACTCACTACAAACATTACTAATTTATTTACAGATAAAGAGCTTGCAGGTGTTTATATGACAGAAGGGGAAATTGTTTGTTTACCAGGAGGGAGCAGTAACCCAAATATACAATATTATAATGGAAAATTTATTACATCAGACAATAGAATTGCAACATCTATTGATAAAAATGTTTTAAATAATAAGTTTTTATACTATTATTTTATTAATAAGCTCAATATTATTTCATCTTTTTATAGAGGCTCAGGAATAAAGCATCCTGATATGTCAAAAATATTAGATTTAAAAATACCTATTCCACCAATAGAAGTTCAAAATGAAATTGTTCGGATACTTGATTCTTTCACAGAGCTGACATCAGAGCTGACATCAGAGCTGACATCAGAGATTGAAGCAAGAAAAAAACAATATGAATATTTTTTAAATTTATTATTAGATGAATTAAAATTAAAAAATATTTTATTATTTTATGAAAATAAAAAAATATTAGATAATAAACAAAGAATTGTTGATAGTAATGTTGTTAAATATAGAAGACTTAACGATTTATTAGCATATGAGCAACCAGATAAATATATAGTTAAAGATACAAATTATAATTCCA
The Spiroplasma chrysopicola DF-1 genome window above contains:
- a CDS encoding type I restriction-modification system subunit M, whose protein sequence is MGINLKKELERDELHRSIWNIANDLRGAVDGWDFKQYVLGIMFYRYISENLAMYINKGEHDAGNKLFNYEKSLDNDVESSREGLIAEKGFFILPSELFCNVWENADNNENLNETLERVFRNIEQSAKGTESERNFSGLFDDLDVNSNKLGATVEKRNKNLCKILNSIGNMKLGNYQNNTIDAFGDAYEYLMTMYASNAGKSGGEFFTPQEVSELLARLALTGKEKVNKVYDPACGSGSLLLQAIKILGKENIKQGFFGQEKNITTYNLCRINMFLHDVGFEKFNIACEDTLIAPKHWDDEPFDVIVSNPPYSTKWDGDSNPLLINDPRFSPAGVLAPKSKADLAFIMHSVSWLSNTGTAAIVCFPGIMYRAGAEQKIRKYLVDNNFIDCIIQLPDNLFYGTTISTCIMVLKKSKINSDIVFIDASKEYLSAANNNKLTNDNINNIINAYINRTDKEYVVKLASYDEVVLNNYNLSVSTYVEKEDTFEEIDIVKLNAEIETIVEKQNKLREEIAKILEEIEV
- a CDS encoding restriction endonuclease subunit S — its product is MIKLNELIENFCPRGVPFKKIWEVTIWDKKFNSVDKIKQSKVVKYKYFFVKDLNSFVKENGDVKILTTNITNLFTDKELAGVYMTEGEIVCLPGGSSNPNIQYYNGKFITSDNRIATSIDKNVLNNKFLYYYFINKLNIISSFYRGSGIKHPDMSKILDLKIPIPPIEVQNEIVRILDSFTELTSELTSELTSEIEARKKQYEYFLNLLLDELKLKNILLFYENKKILDNKQRIVDSNVVKYRRLNDLLAYEQPDKYIVKDTNYNSNFNIPVLTAGKTFILGFTEENDGIYWASKEQPVIIFDDFTTSFHWIDFNFKIKSSAIKILKPNQKIKFNFRFLYYAMKSIKYLPSNHRRQWISEYSKIKIPFFRIDIQNEIVRILDSFTELTSELTAELTSELTVRKKQYEYYRNKLLNFKEMEN
- the pyrE gene encoding orotate phosphoribosyltransferase; protein product: MNKILGELIKIKAISINTNQLYTWASGIKSPIYIDNRLIMGYPDLRWKISQSFQQLINKHFKADEIKVIFGTATAGIAHAAFLSHLLQLPLGYVRSAKKDHGKENQIEGVYQVGQKGLVIEDLISTGGSVIGVVKALQQAGIEVVGVLAIFSYQLNKAKDSFAELGIPLYTLTNFEQLIKDDQLLTFSEQKVLAEFHHFLNQ
- a CDS encoding P-loop NTPase fold protein gives rise to the protein MNLFNSAYDIFYEVMTSWANWLFFGLAIFGYLVFLLCYWIYLFSQWKTNLKRAKYDAREELLKTKINPDGETQQAITMIIDTIGEMINNNDAENILFIDSNIKKDAILSHCWQFYDQDKNYNSSYVDCQKIEQNRHHDYGSLLIGRLVSLANYKVYMNKKMRMKVINIFASKLPFTPASDISNLEVQKKTIIFLDNIDVCKADNIKDTLEIIKNSFLDISNLVIVCPINKHHMTKVLNHYYSYNLVLSEEELANNKVFDHYAKATNSKIIEI